From Nicotiana tabacum cultivar K326 chromosome 22, ASM71507v2, whole genome shotgun sequence, one genomic window encodes:
- the LOC107785552 gene encoding BTB/POZ and TAZ domain-containing protein 1 isoform X1, with protein sequence MSRENFVSEFYCEMSEADVHIITSGGLRIPVHSTVLATASTVLESIILRPQKRRSSEKTIRILGVPCDAVSVFIRFLYSFTCTEEQMERHGIHLLALSHVYLVPQLKQRCTKGLAEQLTIENAVDVLQLARLCDAPDLYLKSMKFLSSNFKKVEETEGWKFLQDHDPFLELEILQFMDEAELRKKRTRRHRKELNLYLQLSEAMDCLEHICTEGCTSVGPHNKESSHKRQPCSKFETCQGLQLLICHFATCKKRANGSCLRCKRMWQLLRLHASICDQPEDCRVPLCRQFKVKVQHRGDDELWKSLVRKVVSARAMSSLSLPKRKREEEPRMDLSHHRVINFMLPA encoded by the exons ATGTCGCGAGAAAACTTTGTTAGCGAATTTTACTGCGAAATGTCTGAAGCCGATGTCCACATCATCACCTCCGGCGGCCTCCGCATTCCGGTGCATTCCACCGTTCTG GCAACTGCCTCGACGGTTCTGGAGAGCATAATACTTAGGCCGCAAAAGCGGCGGAGCTCTGAGAAAACTATTAGGATTCTGGGCGTTCCGTGCGACGCCGTTTCCGTGTTCATCCGGTTTCTATATTCCTTCAC GTGCACTGAAGAGCAGATGGAGAGACATGGGATTCACCTGCTAGCACTTTCTCATGTGTACTTGGTACCACAGCTGAAGCAGAGATGCACTAAGGGGTTAGCCGAGCAATTGACGATTGAAAATGCAGTGGATGTGCTTCAACTTGCAAGGCTATGTGATGCACCAGATCTCTACCTCAAGTCCATGAAATTTTTGTCAAGCAATTTCAAGAAAGTTGAGGAGACTGAGGGCTGGAAGTTCCTTCAAGATCATGACCCCTTCCTTGAACTTGAAATTTTACAGTTCATGGATGAGGCTGAGTTG CGGAAGAAGAGGACGAGAAGACACAGGAAGGAGCTGAATTTGTATTTACAGCTCAGCGAAGCGATGGATTGCTTGGAGCATATTTGTACAGAAGGATGTACTAGCGTTGGGCCACATAATAAGGAATCTTCCCACAAAAGGCAGCCATGTAGCAAGTTTGAGACCTGTCAAGGGCTCCAGCTTCTGATCTGTCATTTCGCTACTTGTAAGAAAAGGGCCAACGGAAGTTGTTTGCGATGCAAGCGCATGTGGCAGCTCCTAAGATTACACGCATCCATTTGTGACCAACCAGAAGATTGCCGAGTTCCCCTTTGCAG GCAATTCAAAGTGAAGGTGCAACACAGGGGAGATGATGAGCTGTGGAAATCACTTGTTAGAAAGGTGGTGTCAGCCAGAGCTATGTCTTCGTTATCTCTGCctaaaagaaagagagaagaggAACCAAGAATGGACTTAAGCCATCATCGAGTGATAAACTTTATGTTGCCAGCTTAG
- the LOC107785552 gene encoding BTB/POZ and TAZ domain-containing protein 1 isoform X2 produces the protein MSTSSPPAASAFRCIPPFWCTEEQMERHGIHLLALSHVYLVPQLKQRCTKGLAEQLTIENAVDVLQLARLCDAPDLYLKSMKFLSSNFKKVEETEGWKFLQDHDPFLELEILQFMDEAELRKKRTRRHRKELNLYLQLSEAMDCLEHICTEGCTSVGPHNKESSHKRQPCSKFETCQGLQLLICHFATCKKRANGSCLRCKRMWQLLRLHASICDQPEDCRVPLCRQFKVKVQHRGDDELWKSLVRKVVSARAMSSLSLPKRKREEEPRMDLSHHRVINFMLPA, from the exons ATGTCCACATCATCACCTCCGGCGGCCTCCGCATTCCGGTGCATTCCACCGTTCTG GTGCACTGAAGAGCAGATGGAGAGACATGGGATTCACCTGCTAGCACTTTCTCATGTGTACTTGGTACCACAGCTGAAGCAGAGATGCACTAAGGGGTTAGCCGAGCAATTGACGATTGAAAATGCAGTGGATGTGCTTCAACTTGCAAGGCTATGTGATGCACCAGATCTCTACCTCAAGTCCATGAAATTTTTGTCAAGCAATTTCAAGAAAGTTGAGGAGACTGAGGGCTGGAAGTTCCTTCAAGATCATGACCCCTTCCTTGAACTTGAAATTTTACAGTTCATGGATGAGGCTGAGTTG CGGAAGAAGAGGACGAGAAGACACAGGAAGGAGCTGAATTTGTATTTACAGCTCAGCGAAGCGATGGATTGCTTGGAGCATATTTGTACAGAAGGATGTACTAGCGTTGGGCCACATAATAAGGAATCTTCCCACAAAAGGCAGCCATGTAGCAAGTTTGAGACCTGTCAAGGGCTCCAGCTTCTGATCTGTCATTTCGCTACTTGTAAGAAAAGGGCCAACGGAAGTTGTTTGCGATGCAAGCGCATGTGGCAGCTCCTAAGATTACACGCATCCATTTGTGACCAACCAGAAGATTGCCGAGTTCCCCTTTGCAG GCAATTCAAAGTGAAGGTGCAACACAGGGGAGATGATGAGCTGTGGAAATCACTTGTTAGAAAGGTGGTGTCAGCCAGAGCTATGTCTTCGTTATCTCTGCctaaaagaaagagagaagaggAACCAAGAATGGACTTAAGCCATCATCGAGTGATAAACTTTATGTTGCCAGCTTAG